The following are from one region of the Andrena cerasifolii isolate SP2316 chromosome 1, iyAndCera1_principal, whole genome shotgun sequence genome:
- the Pep gene encoding protein on ecdysone puffs isoform X2, with protein sequence MRSDNTSFSKHLLLELSYTMSFNRGIKRDSFGNRNFNNRGGGGGGGGSGGGRVGNMGGGGGGMGGNMGGGMGGGSGGMNPWEGGMMPGRGILPTPNNNLSLASPQAQLAIASNLITNLLRNQQQEAQPQQVPSLLSLGNNFSGPGPNFQNQQNFSSGRFNDRPVRHPMKNQRPQPYNKMGNRARDGPAGRRGPSAQQSRAPQSGSQRMNGNQNQHRNDKSSKPIPASKQNQAAKKEQQDVKTSDNEKAEAPVVKSEEIEESEDKKHDWKDVKKEAEDAQAVETEEAEKPQEDAEQKSDDKSVTEDASKEANTSATEKDAKMTGKKSEARHAESRYAEVPMSHMFCHICNKHMWDGYSFENHLRGRAHQLMMEKLDESYKLKVDLMRHELRVAEEQRELSLTNSKRRGKKVSVDLNVREYCTMCDLNFYGTLSTHRKSEKHQQLKTFLHPRCFPCVKEFPSRIEYDEHCLTPAHMKNAVQCEEQRKNKKKEKLAKGEAEIRTAEDEEKDVGPDTKNEKEEEVAGEQEYITDITENLSEKKFKIPSYKYCRQNQISIGKSLVKEVQGFYCEKCRRFMLLADDMNAHLRSITHYRNFVQEVKSLTSNTEQNAEQKSTENPETNENAADNDKEYESNWKRRKVTHSENEDNEEPKEAEENSENPNAQKKADGDEKYDPLEADAESEEEENHETENTSEQASQNTSNTQEKKTPVDKVWADIDNDNDAEIGNLIDDGDEKEHTDHEKPAPKVDQPRDQSPQVKPTRGRGFARGRGSPRARRARR encoded by the exons ATGCGATCTGATAATACATCGTTTAGTAAACACTTGTTACTTGAGTTATCAT ATACGATGTCTTTCAACCGAGGAATAAAACGAGATTCCTTTGGGAATCGAAACTTCAATAATCGAGGTggaggcggcggaggaggtGGCAGCGGCGGAGGAAGAGTCGGTAACAtgggtggaggaggaggtggtatGGGCGGTAACATGGGTGGCGGAATGGGAGGAGGCAGTGGTGGAATGAACCCCTGGGAAGGAGGGATGATGCCTGGCAGAGGAATTTTGCCAACCCCAAATAATAATCTGTCCTTGGCGTCGCCGCAAGCACAGCTAGCAATAGCCAGCAACCTTATTACGAATTTACTGCGTAATCAACAACAAGAAGCACAGCCGCAG CAGGTACCGTCGCTCCTCAGCCTTGGGAATAATTTTTCTGGACCTGGACCGAATTTTCAAAACCAGCAGAACTTTTCTTCCGGGCGTTTTAACGATCGTCCCGTAAGGCACCCTATGAAGAACCAGCGACCTCAACCGTACAACAAG ATGGGCAATCGCGCCCGTGATGGCCCTGCTGGGCGACGTGGTCCATCTGCACAACAATCTCGTGCACCCCAGTCTGGCAGTCAGCGTATGAATGGAAACCAAAATCAACATCGCAACGATAAATCTTCTAAACCAATTCCTGCCTCTAAACAAAATCAGGCTGCCAAAAAGGAACAGCAGGACGTTAAGACCTCTGATAATGAAAAAGCAGAAGCACCTGTTGTAAAAAG CGAAGAGATCGAAGAGTCCGAGGACAAGAAGCACGATTGGAAGGATGTGAAGAAGGAAGCCGAGGATGCTCAGGCCGTTGAAACCGAGGAAGCAGAGAAACCTCAGGAGGATGCGGAACAAAAGTCTGATGACAAGTCTGTAACGGAGGATGCGTCGAAGGAGGCGAACACATCCGCCACCGAGAAGGACGCCAAGATGACTGGCAAGAAATCAGAAGCCAGACACGCTGAAAGTCGTTACGCAGAGGTTCCAATGAGCCACATGTTTTGTCATATTTGTAACAAGCATATGTGGGATGGATAC tCTTTCGAAAATCATTTACGAGGACGCGCGCATCAGCTGATGATGGAGAAATTAGACGAATCGTACAAATTGAAAGTGGATCTGATGAGGCACGAGTTAAGAGTAGCCGAAGAACAGCGTGAACTTAGTTTAACCAATTCTAAACGTCGCGGGAAAAAG GTTTCCGTGGATCTCAATGTCAGAGAATATTGTACGATGTGCGATCTGAACTTCTACGGGACTCTATCGACGCACAGAAAGAGCGAGAAGCATCAACAATTGAAAACGTTCTTGCATCCGAGATGTTTCCCTTGCGTGAAAGAATTCCCGTCGCGTATCGAGTATGACGAGCATTGCTTAACACCCGCGCACATGAAGAATGCCGTACAATGCGAGGAACAGcggaaaaataaaaagaaag AAAAACTTGCAAAAGGAGAAGCTGAAATACGGACTGCCGAAGATGAAGAGAAAGACGTTGGCCCTGATACTAAGAACGAAAAGGAAGAGGAGGTTGCTGGGGAACAAGAATACATTACAGATATTACTGAAAATTTGAGTGAGAAGAAGTTCAAGATCCCATCTTATAAATATTGCCGGCAGAATCAAATTTCTATCG GGAAATCCTTGGTGAAAGAAGTGCAAGGGTTCTACTGCGAAAAGTGTAGAAGATTCATGCTTTTAGCTGACGACATGAATGCTCATTTACGTAGCATCACGCACTACCGGAATTTCGTGCAGGAAGTAAAATCTCTAACTTCGAATACCGAACAAAATGCTGAGCAAAAATCAACGGAAAACCCTGAG ACTAACGAGAACGCCGCCGATAATGATAAAGAGTACGAGAGTAATTGGAAACGTCGCAAAGTCACTCATTCCGAGAATGAAGATAACGAGGAGCCGAAGGAAGCGGAAGAAAACAGTGAGAACCCGAACGCTCAGAAGAAAGCTGACGGGGATGAGAAGTACGATCCACTCGAGGCCGACGCGGAATCCGAGGAGGAAGAGAATCATGAAACTGAGAACACTAGTGAACAAGCCTCGCAGAATACTTCCAATACCCAGGAGAAGAAGACACCCGTTGACAAAGTGTGGGCCGATATTGACAATGACAATGACGCGGAGATAGGTAATTTAATAGACGACGGAGACGAGAAAGAGCACACTGACCATGAGAAACCCGCGCCGAAGGTGGATCAACCTAGAGATCAGAGTCCGCAAGTAAAGCCGACCCGTGGTCGAGGTTTCGCGCGCGGCCGTGGCAGCCCCAGAGCACGAAGGGCGCGACGATAA
- the Pep gene encoding protein on ecdysone puffs isoform X3, with the protein MRSDNTSFSKHLLLELSYTMSFNRGIKRDSFGNRNFNNRGGGGGGGGSGGGRVGNMGGGGGGMGGNMGGGMGGGSGGMNPWEGGMMPGRGILPTPNNNLSLASPQAQLAIASNLITNLLRNQQQEAQPQVPSLLSLGNNFSGPGPNFQNQQNFSSGRFNDRPVRHPMKNQRPQPYNKMGNRARDGPAGRRGPSAQQSRAPQSGSQRMNGNQNQHRNDKSSKPIPASKQNQAAKKEQQDVKTSDNEKAEAPVVKSEEIEESEDKKHDWKDVKKEAEDAQAVETEEAEKPQEDAEQKSDDKSVTEDASKEANTSATEKDAKMTGKKSEARHAESRYAEVPMSHMFCHICNKHMWDGYSFENHLRGRAHQLMMEKLDESYKLKVDLMRHELRVAEEQRELSLTNSKRRGKKVVSVDLNVREYCTMCDLNFYGTLSTHRKSEKHQQLKTFLHPRCFPCVKEFPSRIEYDEHCLTPAHMKNAVQCEEQRKNKKKEKLAKGEAEIRTAEDEEKDVGPDTKNEKEEEVAGEQEYITDITENLSEKKFKIPSYKYCRQNQISIGKSLVKEVQGFYCEKCRRFMLLADDMNAHLRSITHYRNFVQEVKSLTSNTEQNAEQKSTENPETNENAADNDKEYESNWKRRKVTHSENEDNEEPKEAEENSENPNAQKKADGDEKYDPLEADAESEEEENHETENTSEQASQNTSNTQEKKTPVDKVWADIDNDNDAEIGNLIDDGDEKEHTDHEKPAPKVDQPRDQSPQVKPTRGRGFARGRGSPRARRARR; encoded by the exons ATGCGATCTGATAATACATCGTTTAGTAAACACTTGTTACTTGAGTTATCAT ATACGATGTCTTTCAACCGAGGAATAAAACGAGATTCCTTTGGGAATCGAAACTTCAATAATCGAGGTggaggcggcggaggaggtGGCAGCGGCGGAGGAAGAGTCGGTAACAtgggtggaggaggaggtggtatGGGCGGTAACATGGGTGGCGGAATGGGAGGAGGCAGTGGTGGAATGAACCCCTGGGAAGGAGGGATGATGCCTGGCAGAGGAATTTTGCCAACCCCAAATAATAATCTGTCCTTGGCGTCGCCGCAAGCACAGCTAGCAATAGCCAGCAACCTTATTACGAATTTACTGCGTAATCAACAACAAGAAGCACAGCCGCAG GTACCGTCGCTCCTCAGCCTTGGGAATAATTTTTCTGGACCTGGACCGAATTTTCAAAACCAGCAGAACTTTTCTTCCGGGCGTTTTAACGATCGTCCCGTAAGGCACCCTATGAAGAACCAGCGACCTCAACCGTACAACAAG ATGGGCAATCGCGCCCGTGATGGCCCTGCTGGGCGACGTGGTCCATCTGCACAACAATCTCGTGCACCCCAGTCTGGCAGTCAGCGTATGAATGGAAACCAAAATCAACATCGCAACGATAAATCTTCTAAACCAATTCCTGCCTCTAAACAAAATCAGGCTGCCAAAAAGGAACAGCAGGACGTTAAGACCTCTGATAATGAAAAAGCAGAAGCACCTGTTGTAAAAAG CGAAGAGATCGAAGAGTCCGAGGACAAGAAGCACGATTGGAAGGATGTGAAGAAGGAAGCCGAGGATGCTCAGGCCGTTGAAACCGAGGAAGCAGAGAAACCTCAGGAGGATGCGGAACAAAAGTCTGATGACAAGTCTGTAACGGAGGATGCGTCGAAGGAGGCGAACACATCCGCCACCGAGAAGGACGCCAAGATGACTGGCAAGAAATCAGAAGCCAGACACGCTGAAAGTCGTTACGCAGAGGTTCCAATGAGCCACATGTTTTGTCATATTTGTAACAAGCATATGTGGGATGGATAC tCTTTCGAAAATCATTTACGAGGACGCGCGCATCAGCTGATGATGGAGAAATTAGACGAATCGTACAAATTGAAAGTGGATCTGATGAGGCACGAGTTAAGAGTAGCCGAAGAACAGCGTGAACTTAGTTTAACCAATTCTAAACGTCGCGGGAAAAAGGTG GTTTCCGTGGATCTCAATGTCAGAGAATATTGTACGATGTGCGATCTGAACTTCTACGGGACTCTATCGACGCACAGAAAGAGCGAGAAGCATCAACAATTGAAAACGTTCTTGCATCCGAGATGTTTCCCTTGCGTGAAAGAATTCCCGTCGCGTATCGAGTATGACGAGCATTGCTTAACACCCGCGCACATGAAGAATGCCGTACAATGCGAGGAACAGcggaaaaataaaaagaaag AAAAACTTGCAAAAGGAGAAGCTGAAATACGGACTGCCGAAGATGAAGAGAAAGACGTTGGCCCTGATACTAAGAACGAAAAGGAAGAGGAGGTTGCTGGGGAACAAGAATACATTACAGATATTACTGAAAATTTGAGTGAGAAGAAGTTCAAGATCCCATCTTATAAATATTGCCGGCAGAATCAAATTTCTATCG GGAAATCCTTGGTGAAAGAAGTGCAAGGGTTCTACTGCGAAAAGTGTAGAAGATTCATGCTTTTAGCTGACGACATGAATGCTCATTTACGTAGCATCACGCACTACCGGAATTTCGTGCAGGAAGTAAAATCTCTAACTTCGAATACCGAACAAAATGCTGAGCAAAAATCAACGGAAAACCCTGAG ACTAACGAGAACGCCGCCGATAATGATAAAGAGTACGAGAGTAATTGGAAACGTCGCAAAGTCACTCATTCCGAGAATGAAGATAACGAGGAGCCGAAGGAAGCGGAAGAAAACAGTGAGAACCCGAACGCTCAGAAGAAAGCTGACGGGGATGAGAAGTACGATCCACTCGAGGCCGACGCGGAATCCGAGGAGGAAGAGAATCATGAAACTGAGAACACTAGTGAACAAGCCTCGCAGAATACTTCCAATACCCAGGAGAAGAAGACACCCGTTGACAAAGTGTGGGCCGATATTGACAATGACAATGACGCGGAGATAGGTAATTTAATAGACGACGGAGACGAGAAAGAGCACACTGACCATGAGAAACCCGCGCCGAAGGTGGATCAACCTAGAGATCAGAGTCCGCAAGTAAAGCCGACCCGTGGTCGAGGTTTCGCGCGCGGCCGTGGCAGCCCCAGAGCACGAAGGGCGCGACGATAA
- the Pep gene encoding protein on ecdysone puffs isoform X4, giving the protein MRSDNTSFSKHLLLELSYTMSFNRGIKRDSFGNRNFNNRGGGGGGGGSGGGRVGNMGGGGGGMGGNMGGGMGGGSGGMNPWEGGMMPGRGILPTPNNNLSLASPQAQLAIASNLITNLLRNQQQEAQPQVPSLLSLGNNFSGPGPNFQNQQNFSSGRFNDRPVRHPMKNQRPQPYNKMGNRARDGPAGRRGPSAQQSRAPQSGSQRMNGNQNQHRNDKSSKPIPASKQNQAAKKEQQDVKTSDNEKAEAPVVKSEEIEESEDKKHDWKDVKKEAEDAQAVETEEAEKPQEDAEQKSDDKSVTEDASKEANTSATEKDAKMTGKKSEARHAESRYAEVPMSHMFCHICNKHMWDGYSFENHLRGRAHQLMMEKLDESYKLKVDLMRHELRVAEEQRELSLTNSKRRGKKVSVDLNVREYCTMCDLNFYGTLSTHRKSEKHQQLKTFLHPRCFPCVKEFPSRIEYDEHCLTPAHMKNAVQCEEQRKNKKKEKLAKGEAEIRTAEDEEKDVGPDTKNEKEEEVAGEQEYITDITENLSEKKFKIPSYKYCRQNQISIGKSLVKEVQGFYCEKCRRFMLLADDMNAHLRSITHYRNFVQEVKSLTSNTEQNAEQKSTENPETNENAADNDKEYESNWKRRKVTHSENEDNEEPKEAEENSENPNAQKKADGDEKYDPLEADAESEEEENHETENTSEQASQNTSNTQEKKTPVDKVWADIDNDNDAEIGNLIDDGDEKEHTDHEKPAPKVDQPRDQSPQVKPTRGRGFARGRGSPRARRARR; this is encoded by the exons ATGCGATCTGATAATACATCGTTTAGTAAACACTTGTTACTTGAGTTATCAT ATACGATGTCTTTCAACCGAGGAATAAAACGAGATTCCTTTGGGAATCGAAACTTCAATAATCGAGGTggaggcggcggaggaggtGGCAGCGGCGGAGGAAGAGTCGGTAACAtgggtggaggaggaggtggtatGGGCGGTAACATGGGTGGCGGAATGGGAGGAGGCAGTGGTGGAATGAACCCCTGGGAAGGAGGGATGATGCCTGGCAGAGGAATTTTGCCAACCCCAAATAATAATCTGTCCTTGGCGTCGCCGCAAGCACAGCTAGCAATAGCCAGCAACCTTATTACGAATTTACTGCGTAATCAACAACAAGAAGCACAGCCGCAG GTACCGTCGCTCCTCAGCCTTGGGAATAATTTTTCTGGACCTGGACCGAATTTTCAAAACCAGCAGAACTTTTCTTCCGGGCGTTTTAACGATCGTCCCGTAAGGCACCCTATGAAGAACCAGCGACCTCAACCGTACAACAAG ATGGGCAATCGCGCCCGTGATGGCCCTGCTGGGCGACGTGGTCCATCTGCACAACAATCTCGTGCACCCCAGTCTGGCAGTCAGCGTATGAATGGAAACCAAAATCAACATCGCAACGATAAATCTTCTAAACCAATTCCTGCCTCTAAACAAAATCAGGCTGCCAAAAAGGAACAGCAGGACGTTAAGACCTCTGATAATGAAAAAGCAGAAGCACCTGTTGTAAAAAG CGAAGAGATCGAAGAGTCCGAGGACAAGAAGCACGATTGGAAGGATGTGAAGAAGGAAGCCGAGGATGCTCAGGCCGTTGAAACCGAGGAAGCAGAGAAACCTCAGGAGGATGCGGAACAAAAGTCTGATGACAAGTCTGTAACGGAGGATGCGTCGAAGGAGGCGAACACATCCGCCACCGAGAAGGACGCCAAGATGACTGGCAAGAAATCAGAAGCCAGACACGCTGAAAGTCGTTACGCAGAGGTTCCAATGAGCCACATGTTTTGTCATATTTGTAACAAGCATATGTGGGATGGATAC tCTTTCGAAAATCATTTACGAGGACGCGCGCATCAGCTGATGATGGAGAAATTAGACGAATCGTACAAATTGAAAGTGGATCTGATGAGGCACGAGTTAAGAGTAGCCGAAGAACAGCGTGAACTTAGTTTAACCAATTCTAAACGTCGCGGGAAAAAG GTTTCCGTGGATCTCAATGTCAGAGAATATTGTACGATGTGCGATCTGAACTTCTACGGGACTCTATCGACGCACAGAAAGAGCGAGAAGCATCAACAATTGAAAACGTTCTTGCATCCGAGATGTTTCCCTTGCGTGAAAGAATTCCCGTCGCGTATCGAGTATGACGAGCATTGCTTAACACCCGCGCACATGAAGAATGCCGTACAATGCGAGGAACAGcggaaaaataaaaagaaag AAAAACTTGCAAAAGGAGAAGCTGAAATACGGACTGCCGAAGATGAAGAGAAAGACGTTGGCCCTGATACTAAGAACGAAAAGGAAGAGGAGGTTGCTGGGGAACAAGAATACATTACAGATATTACTGAAAATTTGAGTGAGAAGAAGTTCAAGATCCCATCTTATAAATATTGCCGGCAGAATCAAATTTCTATCG GGAAATCCTTGGTGAAAGAAGTGCAAGGGTTCTACTGCGAAAAGTGTAGAAGATTCATGCTTTTAGCTGACGACATGAATGCTCATTTACGTAGCATCACGCACTACCGGAATTTCGTGCAGGAAGTAAAATCTCTAACTTCGAATACCGAACAAAATGCTGAGCAAAAATCAACGGAAAACCCTGAG ACTAACGAGAACGCCGCCGATAATGATAAAGAGTACGAGAGTAATTGGAAACGTCGCAAAGTCACTCATTCCGAGAATGAAGATAACGAGGAGCCGAAGGAAGCGGAAGAAAACAGTGAGAACCCGAACGCTCAGAAGAAAGCTGACGGGGATGAGAAGTACGATCCACTCGAGGCCGACGCGGAATCCGAGGAGGAAGAGAATCATGAAACTGAGAACACTAGTGAACAAGCCTCGCAGAATACTTCCAATACCCAGGAGAAGAAGACACCCGTTGACAAAGTGTGGGCCGATATTGACAATGACAATGACGCGGAGATAGGTAATTTAATAGACGACGGAGACGAGAAAGAGCACACTGACCATGAGAAACCCGCGCCGAAGGTGGATCAACCTAGAGATCAGAGTCCGCAAGTAAAGCCGACCCGTGGTCGAGGTTTCGCGCGCGGCCGTGGCAGCCCCAGAGCACGAAGGGCGCGACGATAA
- the Pep gene encoding protein on ecdysone puffs isoform X1, whose product MRSDNTSFSKHLLLELSYTMSFNRGIKRDSFGNRNFNNRGGGGGGGGSGGGRVGNMGGGGGGMGGNMGGGMGGGSGGMNPWEGGMMPGRGILPTPNNNLSLASPQAQLAIASNLITNLLRNQQQEAQPQQVPSLLSLGNNFSGPGPNFQNQQNFSSGRFNDRPVRHPMKNQRPQPYNKMGNRARDGPAGRRGPSAQQSRAPQSGSQRMNGNQNQHRNDKSSKPIPASKQNQAAKKEQQDVKTSDNEKAEAPVVKSEEIEESEDKKHDWKDVKKEAEDAQAVETEEAEKPQEDAEQKSDDKSVTEDASKEANTSATEKDAKMTGKKSEARHAESRYAEVPMSHMFCHICNKHMWDGYSFENHLRGRAHQLMMEKLDESYKLKVDLMRHELRVAEEQRELSLTNSKRRGKKVVSVDLNVREYCTMCDLNFYGTLSTHRKSEKHQQLKTFLHPRCFPCVKEFPSRIEYDEHCLTPAHMKNAVQCEEQRKNKKKEKLAKGEAEIRTAEDEEKDVGPDTKNEKEEEVAGEQEYITDITENLSEKKFKIPSYKYCRQNQISIGKSLVKEVQGFYCEKCRRFMLLADDMNAHLRSITHYRNFVQEVKSLTSNTEQNAEQKSTENPETNENAADNDKEYESNWKRRKVTHSENEDNEEPKEAEENSENPNAQKKADGDEKYDPLEADAESEEEENHETENTSEQASQNTSNTQEKKTPVDKVWADIDNDNDAEIGNLIDDGDEKEHTDHEKPAPKVDQPRDQSPQVKPTRGRGFARGRGSPRARRARR is encoded by the exons ATGCGATCTGATAATACATCGTTTAGTAAACACTTGTTACTTGAGTTATCAT ATACGATGTCTTTCAACCGAGGAATAAAACGAGATTCCTTTGGGAATCGAAACTTCAATAATCGAGGTggaggcggcggaggaggtGGCAGCGGCGGAGGAAGAGTCGGTAACAtgggtggaggaggaggtggtatGGGCGGTAACATGGGTGGCGGAATGGGAGGAGGCAGTGGTGGAATGAACCCCTGGGAAGGAGGGATGATGCCTGGCAGAGGAATTTTGCCAACCCCAAATAATAATCTGTCCTTGGCGTCGCCGCAAGCACAGCTAGCAATAGCCAGCAACCTTATTACGAATTTACTGCGTAATCAACAACAAGAAGCACAGCCGCAG CAGGTACCGTCGCTCCTCAGCCTTGGGAATAATTTTTCTGGACCTGGACCGAATTTTCAAAACCAGCAGAACTTTTCTTCCGGGCGTTTTAACGATCGTCCCGTAAGGCACCCTATGAAGAACCAGCGACCTCAACCGTACAACAAG ATGGGCAATCGCGCCCGTGATGGCCCTGCTGGGCGACGTGGTCCATCTGCACAACAATCTCGTGCACCCCAGTCTGGCAGTCAGCGTATGAATGGAAACCAAAATCAACATCGCAACGATAAATCTTCTAAACCAATTCCTGCCTCTAAACAAAATCAGGCTGCCAAAAAGGAACAGCAGGACGTTAAGACCTCTGATAATGAAAAAGCAGAAGCACCTGTTGTAAAAAG CGAAGAGATCGAAGAGTCCGAGGACAAGAAGCACGATTGGAAGGATGTGAAGAAGGAAGCCGAGGATGCTCAGGCCGTTGAAACCGAGGAAGCAGAGAAACCTCAGGAGGATGCGGAACAAAAGTCTGATGACAAGTCTGTAACGGAGGATGCGTCGAAGGAGGCGAACACATCCGCCACCGAGAAGGACGCCAAGATGACTGGCAAGAAATCAGAAGCCAGACACGCTGAAAGTCGTTACGCAGAGGTTCCAATGAGCCACATGTTTTGTCATATTTGTAACAAGCATATGTGGGATGGATAC tCTTTCGAAAATCATTTACGAGGACGCGCGCATCAGCTGATGATGGAGAAATTAGACGAATCGTACAAATTGAAAGTGGATCTGATGAGGCACGAGTTAAGAGTAGCCGAAGAACAGCGTGAACTTAGTTTAACCAATTCTAAACGTCGCGGGAAAAAGGTG GTTTCCGTGGATCTCAATGTCAGAGAATATTGTACGATGTGCGATCTGAACTTCTACGGGACTCTATCGACGCACAGAAAGAGCGAGAAGCATCAACAATTGAAAACGTTCTTGCATCCGAGATGTTTCCCTTGCGTGAAAGAATTCCCGTCGCGTATCGAGTATGACGAGCATTGCTTAACACCCGCGCACATGAAGAATGCCGTACAATGCGAGGAACAGcggaaaaataaaaagaaag AAAAACTTGCAAAAGGAGAAGCTGAAATACGGACTGCCGAAGATGAAGAGAAAGACGTTGGCCCTGATACTAAGAACGAAAAGGAAGAGGAGGTTGCTGGGGAACAAGAATACATTACAGATATTACTGAAAATTTGAGTGAGAAGAAGTTCAAGATCCCATCTTATAAATATTGCCGGCAGAATCAAATTTCTATCG GGAAATCCTTGGTGAAAGAAGTGCAAGGGTTCTACTGCGAAAAGTGTAGAAGATTCATGCTTTTAGCTGACGACATGAATGCTCATTTACGTAGCATCACGCACTACCGGAATTTCGTGCAGGAAGTAAAATCTCTAACTTCGAATACCGAACAAAATGCTGAGCAAAAATCAACGGAAAACCCTGAG ACTAACGAGAACGCCGCCGATAATGATAAAGAGTACGAGAGTAATTGGAAACGTCGCAAAGTCACTCATTCCGAGAATGAAGATAACGAGGAGCCGAAGGAAGCGGAAGAAAACAGTGAGAACCCGAACGCTCAGAAGAAAGCTGACGGGGATGAGAAGTACGATCCACTCGAGGCCGACGCGGAATCCGAGGAGGAAGAGAATCATGAAACTGAGAACACTAGTGAACAAGCCTCGCAGAATACTTCCAATACCCAGGAGAAGAAGACACCCGTTGACAAAGTGTGGGCCGATATTGACAATGACAATGACGCGGAGATAGGTAATTTAATAGACGACGGAGACGAGAAAGAGCACACTGACCATGAGAAACCCGCGCCGAAGGTGGATCAACCTAGAGATCAGAGTCCGCAAGTAAAGCCGACCCGTGGTCGAGGTTTCGCGCGCGGCCGTGGCAGCCCCAGAGCACGAAGGGCGCGACGATAA